The Alnus glutinosa chromosome 1, dhAlnGlut1.1, whole genome shotgun sequence region TATTGGGTGTGAGCACTCAGACGAGAAACATCACAATATTGACGGTTCAGATGATAATTTTAACTTTAATATACGAATCTAAGGGCTAAAAATCACGCAAACTCTGAAACACGGTGTAAAATTGTACACCCGCCGGTGTTTTCAGCTTCATACGTCTGACAGTATTAATTTTATAGACTATAACTTGTTTTAACGAGACAAACGGGAGTGATTGGGTGTGGACACGTGAGAACAGTACAAATTAAATGGACGGCCCATATGAGATCTCATATACATTGTAATAAATGCTCATATTTACAAGACAGTTGTTACGAATTAGGCAGAGAACAAATTTTGGTTTTAGTCGCTGATTCCCAGAAAAAATTTTATACCATAGAATTAAAAAGTCTGAAAATGTGGGTCACATTGTCAACTCATATTCAACGCTGGTTTTGAGGTAATAATAGTGTGAGAATTCGTATGGATGAGTAGAATAGAAATTCAATCGGTATTTTACTCTGGTTGAATATGGGTTGAATGCGGGTTTtcgggttttgaaaaaaaaaaaaaacggaataGAATTATGAGGCAACTCTATTGCCAAACGCTTATTAGGCAACGAATAGAATTCGGGTTTCTATCTCTGCATGTTTTTGAATGCTTTCATTTTTCAGTAGAAATTGTGGGCTTGTTTGCCAACGCCCACAGCAGAACGGGAGTAGTGGTAGTGGATCCCACGCGGTACAAGAGCAGTAAGGCCTTGCAGGTTTTATTGCAGAAGCCAcgtgattttcttcttcttttgagacAGCTGCAAACGGGCATAATAGTGAGGGTAAAATCGAGATTTTCACGTGAAGAATGAAGATGGTGGACGTGCCAAAAGCcctataaatatttaaaaccaCACGTCTTCACACAAAACTGAGAGcccacagaaaatcaaaagCCTTAAATCACACTTCTTCACagaaaaccaaccagaaatctAGCTTGTAGAAAGTTGGATGGAAATGGGGTTAATTAAGTTTTTGCTGGCCTTTTGCTTCATTAGTTTTCATTGTGTCTCCTCCTCCAACGACCACAAAGTCTATTTCATGCACGAGCTCAATCGAGCTCGTGCTGAGGTTGGTTTTCCTCCATTAATTTGGAACGTCAGCCTTGAAGCATATGCCAGAATTAATGCAAATAAACGGGTCTCAGACTGCAAGCTGGTGTATTTCCACGGGTCGTATGGAGAGTGCATTGCTAAATCATATGGTGGGGAAACAGCATAGACGCTGTGAGGTTGTGAATAGCCGAGAGGGTATTCTACAACCACAAGTCAAACAACTGCAGTAGTGAGTGTCGGTTCTATACCCAGGTGGTTTGGCGAAACACTAAATATCTTGGGTGTGCCACAATGGTTGGACCTTTGTCACTTGCAGTTTTTATCCCCCAGGAAATCAGAAGGGTTAGAGTCCCTACTAGAAGTTTGGATTGGATTTATGggtctggtttgatttggtttgtggtttgatttgatttgactCTTCTCTGAGTCTGGTTGTGTGTTAAACCCTCTTTTTATTaggttttgaatttgtaattgcCGTTTATAGGTATCTGAACATATGTAATTTTCGGAATATTTTTCGGATCTATTGCCCGTTCATGGGTTTGTCTATTATTGGTAATGTAATAATTCAGTGCTATGACTATGGAAGGTTATTTGTTCCTCTCTGGCTTGAACCAGCAGAGGTTTTGTTCCTCACGGACCTGATCCGGTTGAGGAGTTTTGTGTTTGTTCTTTCTTTGGTTCTCTGACAAGAAGGCTCGTGTATCGTTTTGGCTTTGGGGATCGGCCGTCCTCCTCTCGTGTCTCTGGTGTTTTTTTTCCCTCAGACGTGGTCGTCGTTGCCATCCGGTCTGGCAGTCTCGAGCCGTGGCCTTGTTGCTCATCCCTACTCGGAGCGTGGCCTGCACGCGCAGGGAACTCTTTCCCTGGTTTGGCACGTGTGGTCCACGCTTTTACTTTTCAGGCCATGGTTTCGTGGAGGTTGGTGGATCACGGCGATGGGCTGTTGCAGGGGTCTTGAAGACACGCGCCGGTTCTCAGCTAACGGGCTCCTCTTCTCCGGCGATaacagtgattttttttttctctctcttctgttGGTGGTGTTTATTCCCTTGTTGTCTCCAGTTGTTTCAGAGTGTCTTGGTAATGCACAAATGTTTACTGGACTGATTTGTTGGCAGTGGTTAGTAGATCCGTCCTTTAATGTTGCCCATCGCCGTGACCCACCAACCTCCACGAAACCATGGCCTGAAAAGTAAAAGCGTGGACCACACGCGCCAAACCAGGGAAAGAGTTCCCCGCGCGTGCAGGCCACGCTCCGAGTAGGGATGAGCAACAAGGCCACGGCTCGAGACTGCCGGACCGGATGGCAACGACGACCACGtctgaggaaaaaaaaaccccaGAGACACGAGAGGAGGAAGGTCGATCCCCAAAGCCAAAACGATACACGAGCCTTCCTATCAGAGAACCAAAGAAAGAACAAACACAAAACTCCTCAATCGGATCAGGTCCGTGAGGAACAAAACCTCCGCTGGTTCAAGCCAGAGAGGGACAAATAACCTTCCATAGTCATAGCACTGAATTATTACATTACCAATAATAGACAAACCCATGAACGGGCAATAGAACCGAAAAATATTCCGAAAATTACATATGTTCAGATACCTATAAACGgcaattacaaattcaaaacctAATAAAAAGAGGGTTTAACACACAACCAGACTCAGAGAAGAGTCAGATCAAATCAAAccacaaaccaaatcaaaccagGCCCATAAATCCAATCCAAACTTTTAGTAGGGACTCTAACCCTTCTGATTTCTTGGGGGATCAAAACTGCAAGTGACAAAGGTCCAACCATTGTGGCACACCCAAGATATTTAGTGTTTCGCCAAACCACCTGGGTATAGAACCGACACTCACTACTGCAGTTGTTTGACTTGTGGTTGTAGAATACGCTCTCGGCTATTCACAACCTCACAGCGTCTATGCTGTTTCACcatcatatgatttaacaatGCACTCTCCGTACGGCCCGTGGAAATACACCAGCTTGCAGTCCGAGACCCGTTTATTTGCATTATTTCTGGCATATGATTCAAGGCTGACGTTCCAAATTAATGGAGGAACACCAACCTCAGCACGAGCTCGATTGAGCTCGTGCATGAAATAGACTTTGTAGTCGTTGGAGGAGGAGACACAATGAAAACTAATGAAGCAAAAGGCCAGCAAAAACTTAATTAACCCCATTTCCGTCCAACTTTCTACAAGCTagatttctggttggttttctGTGAAGAAGTGTGATTTAAGGCTTTCGATTTGTGGGCTCTCAGTTTTGTGTGAAGACGTGtggttttaaatatttataaggCTTTTGGCACGTCCACCATCTTCATTCTTCACGTGAAAATCTCGATTTTGCCCTCACTATTATGCCCGTTGCAGCTgtctcaaaagaagaagaaaatcacgTGGCTTCTGCAATAAAACCTGCAAGGCCTTACTGCTCTTGTACCGCGTGGGACCCACTACCACTACTCCCGTTCTGCTATGGGCGTTGGCAAACAAGCCCACAATTTCTACTGAAAAATGAAAGCATTCAAAAACATGCAGAGATAGAAACCCGAATTCTATTCGTTGCCTAATAAGCGTTTGGCAATAGAGTTGCCTCATAATTCTAttcggcttttttttttttcaaaacccgaAAACCCGCATTCAACCCATATTCAATCCGAGTAAAATACCGAATTGAATTTCTATTCTACTCATCCACACGAATTCCCACACCATTATTACCTCAAAACCAGCGTTGAATATGAGTTGACAATGGGCCCCACATTTTCAGACTTTTTAATTCTATGGTATAAAATTTTTTCTGGGAACCAGCGACTAAAACCAAAATTTGTTCTCTGCCTAATTCGTAACAACTGTCTTGTAAATATGAGCATTTAATAGCCTTTGGATACATTACAATGTATATGAGATCTCATATGGGCCGTCCATTTAAGTCGTACTGTTCTCACGTGTCCTCACCCAATCACTCCCgtttgtctcatttttttttttttttttttttttgaacactgAATGAACTTCATTAACTGAAAAAGAACATTACAACTTAGAGACCAAGCAATCTCTAAGAGAAGCAGACGAGATGAACAAAGGCAAAACCTCAATCCAACAACAGGATAAATACATAGAGGCAGCCTTTCTAGCTAACAAATGGGCAACTACATTGGCTTCTCTACAACAGTGAGACCAATTACAAACAGAGAAGCAAGAAGCTCTTTGTTTAATTTCCAACAGAAAATGACCAACACGATCTTGCTGCCCATCTTCATTGCAAATCCCTTTAATGACCTGTAGGGAGTCCCCTTCACAAACAATATTAGTAAGACCCAACTCAAGGCAAAAATCAAGAGCAAAAAGAGTAGCCATGGCCTCAGCTAATAAAGAGTCAGCCAGCATATTCTGAGCACTACATTTAGCCCCCATAACAACACCTTCCTCATTCCTTATCACACAACCCAGGCCAATCACCCCCTCCTTTATATTTACTGAAGCATCCCAATTTACCTTCCAAAAGCCCATATCAGGAAGTTTCCACACTTTACCTCCAGTTAAGTCTTGACCAACAGGGGTCCTTAACACAGATTCCTTCCGGTTAAAAGTATTGAAATCATCAATCAGTCTAGAGGCTTCCTTAAAAACCACCATAGGAGCAGAAAACTGCTCCTAAAATATAAGTCGATTTCTTCTCAACCAAATTTTATGAAACACAGCCACTGCAAGGCTCAATAGCTCATCATTAAGTTTATCAAATAAATATGAAACAAGTTTAAACATATCGAAAAAACCAGAAGGACATTTCTGAAATAAAATAGGGCCACAACTCCAAACATCTTGAGCCCCTGGACAGTTCCATAAAGCATGGACAATAGACTCTTCTACTAAATTACAGCAAGGGCAAAGAGAGTTATCAACCACACTTTTTCTCAATAAATTCTGCCCGGAAGGTAAACAATTATGACAAGCTCTCcacataaaaattttcaaataattagGAGCTTTAATAGCCCAGACACACTTCCAGAAAACACTTCTAGTAGAACTGTATGAGCACTCCCCTTTCTTACTTTGCAACAGATCCCAACCCAAGTGATAAGCACTCCTAACTGAAAACACACCATTCGCAGTCCCATCCCAAATAATTTTGTCAGGAGGCAAAGAAGGGCACAAAGGGATATTCTTAATCCTATTGGCAATAAAAGCAGGAAAAGAACTGTCAATAAGAGAACCCTTCCACCCCTTAGTAGAAATATCAATAAGATCCGAGACCTTTGCATCAGGAGGTAAAACAGAGCCAAAAGAATACCACATTGGACCCATTTTTGGCAACCATCTATCACCCCATATATTAATAGAATTACCATTCCCAATTCTCCAAGTAATACCATGGGAAAGAAGGTCTCTTGCAGCTAAAAAACTTCTCCATATAAAAGAAGGTCTTTTTCCAAGAGCAGAGGCCAGAAAGGTTGAATTTGGGAAGTATTTAGCTTCAATAATCTGTGAAATCAGAGAATTCGGGTGTTGCATCAACCTCCAACATTGTTTTGCCAAAAGGGCTTTATTAAACAGCAACAAATCCCTAGAGCCAAGCCTTCCAGCAGATTTCGCTCTTCCCATCCTaacccaactcatccaatggatttTTGACCCATTATTAAAGTGCCCCCACCAAAAGGACTGCATTAACTAATTCAGCTCCTTACAAAGACTGACAGGAAAAAGGAAGACACTCATAGCATAAGAGGGAATAGCCTGCACCACAGCCTTTAACAAAACTTCCTTACCCGCCAAAGTTAACAACTTAGACTTCCAATTATTCAATTTCCTAATAACTTTATCTTTGATCTCCTTAAAGGCCAGATTCCTATTTTTACCCACCAAGATAGGCAGACCCAAATAAGAGTCATAGTTGTTAGCCTCCCCAAGGCCAAAAGAAGCCGTAATCTCTTCTCTTCTAGACTGACAAGTGTTTCTAATGAAAAAAACAGCAGTCTTTGCCAAATTAATTCTCTAGCCAGAACCTCTTTCATAGGTCTCAATGAGATTCAACAGCATTCTCCATTCAACTCTATTAGCCTTACAAAAAACAAGGCTATCATCGGCAAAAAACAAATGAGTAATCTTAGAGTCCTAACAAATTCCAGATGGGTTGTGAAACAATGTGGTTTAAGGCACTAAAAGTAatgaaacaacgtcgtttttAATACATGCTCATTAATGCATGTAAACTACTGTATTTGTtgtggagggaaaaaaaaaatactctgcAGAACCGGAagtcatttctctttttcacGCACGATAAATGCTTGGACCACCATGATAAGACTAAGGTTAATAATTATGCCTGCTCCAGTACTGTCCACACACCTAcggtattttttttgttttgtttttatcaaaattaaactTCATGTATTTTACAAGTCTGAATATGTGAGTTTTGCGGGGGTGTGTCATTTGACTCATTTACTCTCCTAATTACATGTTATTTATATTTGCTTTCACAAAACCCACAAGGCAATCCAGTCCTCCTTCCACCACCCAAGAATTTCAGTAATTTCACAAAAGAAGTCTAACTGATcatttattgtaaaaaaatgtgttattgCATAAGAGAGAAAACCGTGAGTAATACTGAACCTGAACATATTTGCAATCGTTTTTAACccagttttgagttttgagttgAAATCCAAATCATCTAGCACAGCTTCACGTGCATTTAATGCCAACAGTAGTCAAGGCCTCGTAACTTATAGGTAGCGGTTGCTTTCATACGTGGCAATTGAAAAAGTGAAATATATAGCTtgctaaaaaaggaaaaaaacacaacaaaatgaaatgatgaattttACAGTAATAATGAGCTCATGCATGGCTATCTCCACGTTAAATGTAATCCAAGGGGTTGTTTGCCAAGGAACAATACATTACagtttatgtactttttttctttttctttttctttttcatttttttatacttttcactactaatcaacatcaaaacattctcacttttttcacttttttatatcacatcaataattttttattactattcaaataaaaaaattcactacaatacaaaactttttcactttttttatacaaattctttttattttatatcacatcatcactttttactaatttcaaaaactaataaCCCACTACTCCGTTCTGTTCTGTTATGTAATgtcatttgccaaacaagccccaaATTACAAACCGATTATTGATGAGTTTGGGAACCattcacgttttttttttttttttttttttcctccaaaaacTGGGTTTTTTAATCTAACCCAGTTTTAACCCGTAAATCTAAcctgaaaattaattaattaattttttttaaaaaaaaacaaaccatttTCTGAGTGGGTCTTACTTGGTCTGACACAGGTATACTCCATCAAcactcaaataataataatttacattaaataattattatttatatattttttataataaataattattattttaatcattatttCACACTACTTTTCATAACACCGATCATTATTTACAACTTTTTATACTTCTAATCATTtcctatcattaaaaaatactacttttcaatataaaaaaatccaacgcgcaaacacaatttcaaaaataatttaaattctactcatcaCTCGAACACATTTTATTCgtctcaaaatttaaaaaccaaataaaaaattaattataatttcaaGACTCTAACACTCAAACAGATCATTAATTAACCCAATTAATATTTGAAGTAAAACTAGATATGAAACACATGCTAAGAATATGTATGCGTTAACGATAAACAAACCACTGCTTGTAGCAATCCATCTACATAATAATAATGCTAAATAACAATCGACGGAAGCCTCAAGTATATATGTTGGGTTCTCATGCACGTGGGTCTACATTTCTATTTAAGGAAAGGAAATTGTGGACCCCACGGAGATCAATGTATGCACATGTTGAACTAGAAATGATATCTGGAAATGACCatatcactatttttttttattttttttttttatcagaagACATAAAAAGTACGACGAAAGAAAAGGGATTGAGCCTATCTTCTTTGCTTTTTTGGCGCTGACAAAATAGCTTAGGCCTGTTTCGTAagtggtaagtaattgtgttgtgaaatatttgtgtgttatattgtaagaagtgattgatgtgatataaaatttgaaaatgttttataaaaaagtgaaaaaaatttgttttatagtgagtttttttatttgaatagtaataaaatatgattgatgtgatataaaaaatataaaaaagttaaaatattttttatttgatttttttggcagaagtaaaaagaaaaagagaaagaattgAAAGGAGGGAGACCCGTGAACAAATCAATTGTAACCAAAGCAAAAATTTGTGTTCCCATCGCCATTTCCCTTGGATTCTTAGTTCTTGGGGGCTTTCTCCTATGTCGACGCATGGTTAAGAAAACCCAATTTGAGTCAAGATTAGAAACAAAGAATGAGAACTTGTTCTCGATATGGAATTATGATGGACATATTGCATATGAAGACATCATTGAAACAACCGAGGACTTTGATACAAAATACTGTATTGGAATCGGTGGTTATGGCAAcgtttacaaaacaaaattacatactGAAAAAGTGATTGCCTTGAAGAAACTTCATCGATTGGAGGTTGAGAACCCAACTTTTCATATGAGTTTCAGAAACGAGGTAAAAGTGTTAACAGAGATTCGCTATCGAAACATTATAAAACTTTATGGGTTTTGTTTACATAAGCGATCCATGTTTTTGATTTACAACTACATGGAAAGGGGAAGCCTATTTTGTATCCTAAATAATGATGTTGAAGCGATAGAATTGGATTGGAGCAAGAGATTAAACATCATCAAAGGCATTGTCCACGCTTTATCCTACATGGGTTCTATTTACATAGGCGATGCATGTTTCTGGTTTACGAGTATATGGAAAGGGTTCCCTACTTTGAGAAGTGAAACATATTGAATCACCCTCAGGACAACTCCTGTTCTAACACGTGGAAAATTCTCCATTTCATCAAGACACTAACAAAACAATAATGACAAAAACCAATGGCACTTGTGTATGTTAAACGTGGTGCAATGATCAATAATGGGAAAGAGATCGCCCAACGCCAAAAGCTTGTATCCAAAAATAGCATAGTGTTTGTATGCTAAGAcaggtaaaaattaaaaaaagaaaaaagaaaagaaagagtacTCCTTGTAATTGGTTAATTTATATGGTAATAGATATATAGAAGAAGTTATTCAAATATGCGAAATATTTACTGTAGAATAAACAATATTCGTTAATTAGCCTTTATTGATACGTTTTGCCTAATATATCAACTCGTGCTAACCTTTTCCCCAAAACAAGCCTTCATTACAAAATCCCGTGAATTTCATTTCCCAAATTAAAACCGGCCGGCTGACGCCAAATGTGGTACCCCTCCATTACATAATAAATTCAACTCATCTCCATGTGatattcatcatttttgcaaaatgTGTGTTGTCGTTTCATTTGACAGCAGAATTCTAAAATTCAATTATGTTCCAACGAACATCCGGATTCTGGCATGATCCCGGCCAGTTGGCAGGAAGCTGGCAAGATCCCGGCCATCCCGACCTTTCTGGCATAATCCCAACCAGATGGTTGGGATTCGACTAGGCACAGTATCACCAGAATCCGGTGATTGCGGCCGAACAATTCTCACATTCTCTATCGTTCTTTTCCAGTCAGCTAATCCCTGCCATTCATCATGATTactgtctctttctctctttaacCTTTTTTAAGATCTACTGGaattagagaaatgctaaatgctacggtaaaaaagaagaagaagaagaagaaactgagCAAAAGGAGGAAGCTTACATTTTGATAGAAGATGCAACATTGCCCAAGGAAGTGAACATTTATGAATTACCTTTTTCTTGATGTGAAAACACACCGACCTCAACGTAGATAATGTGAAAACAGATGGGTCACAGGCTACTACTGCACATTATTTACGCATGCCTCAACAAACTGGCCGGTTAATTAATTGAGCTTGCATGTAGGTACGAAAGAGAGAAGACTGAACAAGCTGAAAAAAGGAAATGCAGGGCAGCCTGACATAACTATTGGGTCACTGATTATGTATTGGCTTAtgagtaggggtgggcaaaaccgTGCAAACCCGCACCGCCCCGCCCTTACCGATTTTTAGCTTTATATTTGCGGGCACGGTTTGGATTTTTGCCAAACCGTGCGGGCCGGGGTGGGGCGcgggtttaatatttttttcaacacCGGATCCCTACCCCGCCCCGCACCACACCGCACCAACCTAAAAcacctaaaaatagaaaacccTAACCCCCATGTCCGAGGCCTTGGCTGTTCCTCAAGAGTCGCGCGACACACACCTCACTTCAAATGAAACGAGTCACCATTTCTTCATCTTCGTTAGGACTACTAGCTTTGGATTCTTTGGATTTGAGCACAACTGGAGGAGGACAACGGCTGAGATACGTTGAGACGGCGGCTGAAATTAGGGTTGCGATGAAAAATgttggtaaaaaataattaatttgatatataagttggaaaaaaaaaattaaaaagccattgaaatgttttgaaattaatggAGGGAGAGTGCGGAATTCCTACTTTCATGAATAAAGAAAAGCATTCGTAAACGCACGGTGATAGAAGAACCTCCCTAAAATAAAGAGTCAGCTCACGAATAAAGCCAGATTCTAGCGGCTTATAAATGATAGTGCAAATCTTTACAGATTAGCCATTCCTTTGCTAATCTCACTGGTCCAGTCTCTCACCTGCACCTCCTAGACCTTCACCCACAATGCCCTCTACACTCATTGTCTGTACCACAACTAGTCACCTAGGAAAAACACCAGTGGTCCAAATAAAAactgggggaaaaaaaaatgtaacacaGAAAGAAGCAACCAAATTAATAGGCAACAACCAAACCTTTGTTATAGCTGCAGTCAGTGTATTTTTCCCACGATCGACATGCCCAATGGTTCCCACATTCACGTGAGGTTTCCTgtcagcaaaaataaaaaataaaaaacgccAATATTAAGAAGGAAACAACACAGGAATCCGTACTGCATTTATAAACAACATTCTCCTTTCAGAGAGTGTTTTGGATTCTGTTTTGGTAAACAGaatccaaaagcaaagagaacGGGTACCCAATGATAAAATTGAAAGAGAGGCATAACCGAAATGGCACGGATCTATATAAACGacacaaaaaattaacaaaagcaAATTCTACGAAGAAAATGATACGAGATAAGGAGATAGGAGGAAACGTACCTCCGGGAAGATCCGATCAGAGCATAGATCTGAAAATCGGGTAGCGTCGGATCTGAACCTCTCTCTCGCTGGCTGTGCTGCAGAGCATTACAAGGAAGCAAAGTGCGAACCCTATTCTGCTCCCGTAACTGGAAGTTGTTCCCGTGGAGGTTTTGGTTGGAGGAGAAAGAGAAGGTTGAGGTTGAGGTTGAGAATAGAGTGGAGGAGAGGACTTTGAGGAGTGGGAGGAAGCGGAAGCATGAATGGATAATGGATTTCTGAAAAGAaatccccccccaaaaaaaaaaaaaaaaaagtctacaGTAGCACAGTGTTTCGGTGGAGGAGTTGGTAGATAAAATCGTGGTATGACCGGCGAGATTCACGGATGGAGATGGATTTGGTAGAAACATCGTCATCGGTATGGCTGGTTGAAATGGGTTTGCGTGGcggaagaatgaagaagaaggaaagaggaTGGAAGAAGGGTATAACCGTAAATCTATATATCAAAAAGACATAAATAACCCTGCTCTATTTAAgtctaaagaagaaagaataagagTAAAATCGTAAAACCataccatcaaacaaaaaacactgTACAActgaaagacaaaaataatcctaCCTGATTTATCTCTAAAGAACAAGCAAGCATAGCAAATCCGTGAATTTacataaaatgacaaaaatagcCCTGCCTGATTTAGGTCTAATGAAGGAAAGAGAAGGGTAAAATTGTAAAACCGCACCATCAAAGAAAAAATCACTGTGCTCAcgttcaaagaaaataacactGTACAGGCTCTTTCTCACTTTTTATAATACTCTAAAGTATGGATATATCAATTTGAATAAAGATTGCTTGAATTCTAGAATTCTTTGTCCCGTAATTAATATTAGTATTTTGTTCTCATGTTTAATTTTGCTTAATCAGGGAATACAACGTTACATCTGCAAGAGATTTGGCAATTTATGTTGTGCTAACTCCGTTAATAGTAGCCTAAGcgtgatttatatatatatatatatatataattataaaacagtatttgcattatttatttatgttgtgCTAACTCCGTTAATAGTAGCCCAAGCGtgatttattaatatatataataataataataaaacagtatttgcattatttatttatgttgtgCTAACTCCGTTAATAGTAACCCAAGCGtgatttattaatatatatatatataaaataataaaacagtatttgcattatttatttttattttttattattaagtaaTTTTGTATTTGCTTTCTATTTAATTCTATGAGGCAACCTTTTTTGTTCGGTATTTAATATGGGACTCCATCTGGATCCGGCTTAAGTGCTGTACttaaaactacagcacaatctgctgtaaaaaaaataaaaggtccAGATCTAATTTAAGTGAAACCGTGTCGTTTTGTGTCTGAGCTTCATATCAAGAAAATGTCTAACGGTTGACGccgtaagaaaagaaaaggcactACCACAGAAACGGCTGAAACACAAAATCAACTTGCAGAGACTACAAACCTGGCTCCAAAAGAGAAACCACCCATGACAACAAAAGCCAATTGAAACAACTCAAGACTCACCTatctacaaacaaaacaaaaaaaccaccaCAGAAACAGAGAGTTAAACCAACAGCTCTTCAGCAATAGgcacaaataaatattttcttaatttctatGAAATCATCctttattcaaaattttggatCTGACTTCTCaagaaatatttttcaagaGTCGCTCTTTCAGATTTGGAAGTTGATCCATGTCTTAGCTCATTTATATTCCTCCAAATATTATAGACAGAGGAGCTCAAGGTCAACCTACAAAGATTAGCACGTAAATTCCTCTGCTTCAACAGTTCACCCCTAACCTGACAACATCATCCCAA contains the following coding sequences:
- the LOC133877942 gene encoding uncharacterized protein LOC133877942 isoform X1; protein product: MTMFLPNPSPSVNLAGHTTILSTNSSTETLCYCRLFFFFFWGGISFQKSIIHSCFRFLPLLKVLSSTLFSTSTSTFSFSSNQNLHGNNFQLREQNRVRTLLPCNALQHSQRERGSDPTLPDFQIYALIGSSRRKPHVNVGTIGHVDRGKNTLTAAITKVEDSGSPEIFLSSFRNSRKLNHKQPQILVALGLAICKRFVNLMEGHIWLESEGLGKGSTASFGTNY